GCCGTGGCTGCGAGGCGAAGCCGTTTCCACTCCTCTCCGACGAAGAAGAAGACCTTATCATGCCAGATTGGCCCGCCTAAATCCCATCCAAAGTCGTTGTACCGCAATGGCGGCTTAATAGTATTAAGCTTCGTGGTCGGCGTGATGTTGAGCTTGGACCCAGGATTGGCGGCATCGAAGATCTGGTTGCGCACGAACTCGAATACTCCGCCGTGAAATTGGTTGGTACCGCTCTTGGTAACCACGTTCACAGAGGAGGCTGCGTTACGGCCATATTCAGCAGAGAAGTTCGATGTCTGCACCGTCACTTCCTGGACGAAGTCGATGCCCACATTGTTCAACTGTGAGGAGTTCGAACCTGAGTCCATGTTGTAACCGCCGTCCACCGTGAAGAGGTTCTGATCGGTGCGCATGCCATTGATGGCTGCAGCGGTGGTGGACATGCCTGTGGTCATAGCGGTCTGGTCAAAGGATACGGTTGCCGCTCCGGGAACGATCGTTGTCAGTTGCACAAAATTACGCTCGTTCAACGCCAGCGTTTGCACCTGCTGCGAGTCGACCGTCCTTGCGATCTCTGCGCTGGCTGTGTTGATCGTTTCGCCGGTTGTCGAGACGATCACGGATTCGCTGGTTGACCCTACTGGAAGAGAAAGGTCCACGGTTGCATGCGCGCCAGCGTTCAGGTCCGTGCCGGCGACGGTGTAGGTCTTGAATCCCTGCTTCTCCGCCGTCACACTGTAGCGCCCTACCGCAAGTTGCGGCGCCGTGTAAAAGCCGATGCTATTACTTAGGACGACTCTACCCTGTTTGGTCTCCTCGTTTCTGATCGTCACCTTGGCCCCTACAACCAGAGCACCTGTGGAATCGGTTACGCTACCCGAAATCACACCAAAGATGTCCTGGGCGTTTGCTGTGGCTGCAACGATCAGCAAAATTACCAAGAGCATCAAGCTTGCCAGCTTGCTAACTTTACCGCTATTCATGCGTATTTCCTCCCAAAGTACTTCCAGATTTCCATCGTGGGAAACCACTGTCTGACACCTGGAGTCACCAGATGCAGAGTGGCAGTTAGACTCGTGGTGGAACGCGAGGAACCTAGCAATGCCTTTCAAGAATTGTCATGTGAATTTGCACGTAAAAATGCGAGCCGGACTGTGAATGGGGCAAGGCGCACGTAAGTCCGGAAGAATCAAAGGTTCTCCGCGGATTCGCGGGCGACGTGTGGTGACGTTAATCTTCGTTAATCTTTGTTCTTTAACGTGCAGCCGGTCATGAGTGCAGGGAAGGGACTCATTTCGGGGTTCGCAGAAAGATAAGGATCATCGTTAGCCTAGTCGTGTAGAATCGCTCATCCATCGATTTGGAGTTTGATGAGCGATGTCGACGGTTCTCAATGGAATCGATCTCGAACGCGAGGAAGTCAACTGGCTCCTGACCTCAGGCGTCCTGGGGCGGTCCCACAACCTGGCGCACATGCTCGCCTTCCTCTGCCAGAAGCATTTCGACGGTAAGGCTGATCAGATTACCGAACATACTGTCGCTATCGAGGCGCTCGGCAGGCGCAGTGACTTCGATCCGCAAGTGGATACGATCGTCCGCGTGACGGCTCACCTGTTGCGAAAGCGCCTTCAGGAGATCTATCAGGGGCCCGGAGCGGAACGCCCAGTTTGTGTCCTGATCCCTCCCGGACAATATGCCCCATCTTTTCTCCATCAGAACAGTAACGCTCTTGAGATCACCCAGCCAACAGATAGCGTGGAGGCTGTACCTCTTGCCGATGCGGACTACCAAGCCGTTCCGCAGGAGTTAGCGCGCCGCAGCAGATGGCTGATTCCTGGACTGGTGGGACTCGCTGCCATCGTCCTCGCGGGCGTTGTGTTGTTGGTGGCAGGTCATCGGCGGGCGCAGTGGGCGAGCATCGCAAGTTCAAAGGGGGCAGCGAAAAGCGTTTCTGGAAGGACAGTCCGCGCCTTGCTGGGAAATGGCCGTGAGCCCTACGTCGATCACTCCGGCAACACGTGGGCACCCGGAAACTACTGCATCGGGGGCGACAGCATTGCCGAATCTGCTCAAAATATTATGGGCACGGAAGACCCATATATTTTTCTGGGCGGGGTGCGCGGCACGGTTCACTGCGTCTTTCCCGTCGATCCCGGGACGTATGAGGTGCACCTGCTCTTCGCGGAAAATTCGACTTTACCGGAGGCAACGAATCGCGCTGTCTTCTTCCTCAATGGGAGCGACGGTATCACTCTCGATGTTGTGGACGATGCTGAAGGAAATGGAACCGCGACAACAAAGGTCTTCCGAGGTGTGCATCCGGAGAACGATGACAGCATCCACCTCGACTACATCAGCGAAATTTCTCTGCTAAAGGCCGTAGAAATAATACCCACGCCAACCGAGGCTATGCTGCCTATCCGCATCGTTGCCAGCTCGAAACCCTATACAGACCCCGAAGGCCATATCTGGTACTCGGACCGTTATTTCATCGGTGGCCGGCGCGGCAGAGTTTCAAAGTTCGGCAAGAGCGATGGAACCGGTATCTATGCTTACCAGCGTATCGGCCATTTTCGTTATATCCTGCCTGTCGTTCCTCTTGAGAAGTATCGAGTACGGCTCTACTTTCAAGAGCACTGGTTTGGCAAGCAGAGCAGTTCACCAATGGGTCCTCGTAGCAGGGTCTTTGACGTCTGGTGCAATGGCGTTTCTTTGCTTAAGAATTTCGACCTTGTGGGCGAGGCTGGATTAGCCCCCATAGTGAAAACCTTTGACAATCTCCAGGCGACCGCACAGGGGAAGATCGAACTCTCCTTTACACCTGTCATAAACTACGCACTCATCGATGCAATTGAAGTGTCGCCGGAGCCATCGCAGTAGGGACTCCAGGCAGAGAAGCGGAAGCAACAGCGGCTCTCTTTGTTGACAGGCTTTGCATGGTGCCTCAACGTCAATGGAAGCTGCAGAAGGGATGCGGGTGCGTACTCCAGCGAGAAGTGTCGAACTGACGCAGGTAATCGAGTGGCAAGAGGGAGTTGCCCACTCGCTTCAGGACTACCTTGCAGCGGAGGAACCGCTTGAGATTCGTATCGGGGGCACTCCGTTTACTGTCACCATGCGGACTCCTGGCCACGATCTCGAACTTGCAGCAGGCTTCCTATGGACCGAAGGACTTATCCAATCGAGAGAGCAGATCGCCGGTCTGCGCGCGATTGCATCAGAGACGGGCAGCAAGAGCAACGTAGTCAAGGTTGAGGTGAAGGATGGCTCCCATCTCGCAAGCGACATGCAGCGACGTTTCTTTGCAGCTTCGGGCTGTGGCATTTGCGGCAAGGCATCCATCAACGCCATACGGGTACGCGGATTGCAGCCTCCGGATCCTGCCTTTCGCGTCGATGCTGAAATCCTCTATCAGCTTCCGGAGCGGCTGCGATCAGAGCAGGCTGTTTTTGGCAGAACGGGAGGATTGCACGCCGCTGCGCTCTTCGATGCCAACGGAGAACTCCTAGCCCTGCGGGAAGATATTGGCCGCCACAACGCTGTCGACAAGATTATCGGCTGGGCTCTTCTGGAAGGACGTTTGCCACTTTCGCGATATGTCATGCTGGTCAGCGGACGAGGAGGCTTTGAAATTATTCAGAAGGTTCTGACTGCGGGAATTCCGGTACTCGCCTCGGTATCGGCTCCCTCCAGCCTGGCCGTTAAGCTCGCCCGTGAACTCGGGCTTACATTGATTGGCTTTCTTCGAGGTCGCCGATTTGTTGTTTATTCAGGCGACTTTCGCTGCTTCTCCTCCGCAGTGAAGTGACTCATTGCTTGCCAGCAAATGATCGATTCTCGCATGCGATCCTGAATGAATCCTTGGTTGCGCTACACTGGTCAGTCTCGCTGGTAGAAGACTATGCCAGCGTGGAGGCCGAACCCAATGGTCCGCGATGAAGATGCACTGGAGTACCACTCGACTCGCCCACCCGGAAAAATATCAGTCATTGCGACAAAACCCTGCCTGACGCAGCGGGATCTGAGTCTGGCATATACTCCGGGGGTGGCGGCTCCTTGCCTGGCAATTCATCGCGAGCCGGATCTCGTATATAAGTACACGGCGAAGTCGAATCTGGTTGCTGTTGTGACGAACGGAACTGCTGTCCTGGGGCTGGGAAACATCGGGCCATCCGCAGGGAAGCCGGTAATGGAGGGGAAGGCGATCCTCTTCAAGCGTTTCGCGGATATCGATGTCTTTGATCTTGAGTTGGCTGCCAATGATCCTCAGGATGTCATTCGCGCCTGCCAGATGCTGGAGCCGACATTCGGTGGGATCAACCTGGAGGACATCAAAGCTCCGGAGTGCTTCATTATTGAGAAGGAGCTACGCCAGACCCTGAAGATTCCTGTATTTCACGATGATCAGCATGGAACAGCGATCATCTCCGGTGCAGCCCTGGTGAATGGCCTCGAAGTCGCGGGCAAGGAAATAAGCCACGCACGAATCGTTGTCAACGGCGCGGGCGCAGGAGCGATTGCGTGTGCGGAGCACTTCATCCGCCTCGGTGCGCTCCGCGAGAATATCTTGATGTGCGACTCCAAGGGCGTGCTCTATGAGGGGCGTCAGGAGGGGCTCAATCCATACAAGGCGCGCTTTGTGCGGCAGACAAATCTCCGCACGCTTTCTGAAGCCCTGGTAGATGCCGATGTATTCGTCGGCCTTTCGACTGCGGATTGTGTAACTGCGGAGATGCTGCGGCCAATGGCATCGAGACCACTGGTCTTTGCCTTGGCAAACCCCGATCCGGAGATCTCTTATACCGCGGCGATTGCGGCAAGGCCTGACGCCATTGTTGCTACGGGGAGATCGGACTTTCCTAATCAAGTAAACAATGTGCTTGGCTTCCCGGGAATCTTCCGCGGAGCCCTCGATGCCCGGGCAACCGGAATCAACGAAGAGATGATGCTTGCGGCAACTCGCACGCTGGCAAGCCTGGCGAAGCAGGATGTTCCCGAATCCGTATGCAGAATTTATGGGTTGAAGGATGTCAAGTTTGGCCCGCACTACATCATTCCAAAGCCCTTCGATCCCCGGGTAGTGGTTCGCGTTGCGGGCGCCGTAGTTGCCGCCGCAATGCAGTCGGGAGTTGCGCAGGTCACGCTCGACCTCGAGGAGTATCGCCAAGACCTGGAAGAGCGTCTAGGTGGCTATCCGGGCGTCACCAGAGTTCTGATTCAAAAAGCGCGGGTGAGGCCCTGTCGCATCGTGTTTCCAGAGGGCGAGAGCCCGACCGTGCTGCGTGCTTGCCGCGCGCTCATCGACGCGGAGATTGCAAGGCCCGTTCTTCTCGGAAACGCGCAAAAGATTCGCGAGTATGCAACTGGGCTTCACCTTGACCTCGCGGCGGTAGAGATTGTCGACGCTGAATCTCATCCGCGGCTTCCGCTTTACATGGACGAGCTGTATCGATTGCGAGAGCGTAAAGGGGTCACCCGAACGGAAGCGGAAGGGCTGGTCAAGAATCGCAATATTCTAGGCGCGCTCATGGTGCAACTCGGAGACGCGGACGCTCTGATTACAGGTCTAACCACGCATTATCCAGATACGATACGGCCATTGTTACAGATTGTTCCTCTGCGGCAAGATGTGCGAAGAGCAGCCGGACTGTACCTGGTCATCACGCCTCGCGGCAAGCTTTACTTTTTTGCGGATTGCACCGTGAACATCGAACCTTCTGCTGAGGATCTGGCCGAAATCGCAATTTCTGCAGCGGAAACGGCACGGCACTTCGATGTTGAGCCTCGGGTTGCCCTGCTGTCGTTCTCCAACTTTGGAAGCAGCCGCCATGAGTCTTCCGAACGAGTGCGCCGAGCGGTTGAGATTATCCGCAGCAGGTCGCCGCAACTTATGGTCGATGGGGAAATGCAGGCAGACACTGCGGTGCGGCCGGAGCGGATTGAAGAGACATATCCCTTCAGTACGCTGCACGGCGGTGCGAATGTCCTTATCTTTCCGAGCCTGGATGCTGCGAACATCGCTTACAAACTGCTTGCTTCTATGGGCGGAGCACAGCTCCTAGGGCCTATCTTGATGGGGCTTGCGCGGCCAGTTCATGTCCTTCAAAGAGATTCTTCCGTATCGGACATTGTGAACCTGGCGGCGCTGGCCGTAGTCGAAGCACAAGAGAAGTTGTGATCCAGCAACGCCGCTCCAGTGGCTGCGGATCGCATGCGGCTGCGATCTACCGGGTACCACACGACGCACTGGTTCCCACCCGGTAGGCGATTACCTGAGAGTTAGCGTAGCCTCCGGGCATGGATGTCAACTTAATGAGTGCTTCAAATGGCGCGACAGCCTTTCCGGGCTGGTGGCCGATGCTGCGAAGCATCGTGCCGAGACGCTGCGGATTTGTGACAACTTCGCCGGCGGCCTCGGTTGCCTCCATATTTAGCCCCTCCAAAAGAACGACCAGATCATGGCCATTGCATCCCTTGAGCAGCGACACCACTCCGTAACTTTCAATCTCCTTCTGCTCCGCTCCATTGGCGTCCAGCATTGCAGGAATCATGTAAGTAGGCGCCTCCGTAGGGAGAGGCGATTTGTTGCGGAAGAAAGGAGCGCCGGTGGTGGCATCCCGTTCGACTACAAAATTGAGGTGCGGCTCGAAGATCTCGATCCACGGATTGGAGCGGTGGCTCCCGATAACCACGATGTTGCCCTTTTGGAAGGTTCGGGCGACAAGGTCTCTTGCGTACTGCTCGTTGATGCGGCCACCGAAATCCCGTGCCAAGCCTGCCAGCTGCAGACTAATGGCCAGGTCCGCCGGACTTGTGGCACGACGAACCGCCACTTCACGTATCTTGTCATCCGGCAGCTCCAGATACTTGCGGCTTAAGTAATCTCCAAGGTTCAAATCCTTCCCGCTAAGGTCCTGCCATAGGGCAAAACCTGTGTCAGCGGTTACGACACGCAGATCTTCCTCCGGATGTGCGAAGAATTGTCCCCAGAAGTCTTGAATTGCGGCGTTCTGCACCGGGCCATCTATCACCCTCTTAGCTTGGGATGCCGACCTGCTGAGTAGGGCAATGGCAGCTATAGCGACAATGGCGAGCACGGGCGCGGTTACCCAGAGCCACCTGGGGAGCCGTCTTTCAGGCTTCGGCTCAGCAGCCTTGACCTCTACGGCCGGAGTTGCGGGTTCTGCGATCGGAGCTGGAGCCACCAATGAATCTGCCGCTGCGCGCGCGTGAAACTCAGGGATGTAGCTCCCCTTGGGTACTGTAATGATAAAGGGCTCATCGATTCCGTCGGTGGCAAAGTACTTTTCGAGGCGCTGCCTGAGTTCATGGGCACGCACGCGTACGATATTGTCTTCAGCTGGATCGTAATTTGGCCTGCGGCCCAGCACTTCTGACCCGATGCTCTGCTCCTTGATCCGCTCCGATCTTTCTGCAATGGCATGTTTGGTGATGTATAGAAGGAAGGCCCGCATCGCTGGAGATCTGGAAAAAATTGGGCTGTTGACGACCCGATCCACCAACTCAAGCTTCTCCTTTGCGGTCAAAGGAGTATCAACTCCGCCGATTTCTGTATTCGAATGTGGGGGAGACATAAGCATAGCTATCTGTAACCGCGCGATGACTGAGGGCGCCGCTGGAATGGATATCTTAAGCCTTTAGTGCTTTTCTGGGCGCGAAGGACATACTATCAGCTACATCCAACTAATATTAAGTGCACGGAGTAGCGGCAAATTTCAGGAATCGCCAGTCCCTATTGTGAGCGAGATTAGCAAATCCATCCAGACAGATTCTCCCTCGCCACTAGCAACTAGGCTGAGCTTCTCTCTTTCCACCGGCATTTTCCCACATGCTGTCAGGATTACGCGCTGCCAGAGTACCGTCATTCTGAGTTCAACGGATTTTACTGTAAAAAGGTTAAGGTTTACGCAAAAAAATGCAGAGAAGGTTGAGCTTGAGCATATTGGCCTGCTTGAGTTTTGACTTCAAAGTAGCCTACCCCTGTGCGGTTTACCGTTACTTCACTATACAAACCGCATTTTTCCGAAGACAGTACTCGCTAATCACCAAGTGGACGACGGAGAAATCGTGTGTCCCGTGCGTGCTTTGAAGGTTAGCAAAGCAGCGCAAAAGAGGATCCATCCGCAGGGGTGAGAATCTTCATCGGGTAACGTGTCGCCGGTCTGCTTCTGAGGGCTCTAAACTGGAGGCGTAAAATCGTGCCAAAAAGAGTAATAGAAGGAATTTATAAAGTTCTGTGTATATTGCTCCTGTTTACAGGAGTCATGGCCTACGCTCAAGGCGATCGTGGCGGCATCACTGGGACGGTGACGGATTCTTCCGGCCTGGCGATTGCAAATGCAAGCATCACGCTGAAAGACAACGGCACTGGCCGCATACAGACTACCCAGTCAGGAGCGGGAGGCGACTATAGCCTATCCTTCCTACCTGTTGGTTCCTACTCGGTAACCGTGGAGAGCCCTGGGTTTCGCACGTGGAAATCCACGGATGTGGTGGTCAGTATCAACACAGTAGTGCAGCTGAATGTCGGTATGACAGTTGGCTCGGCTGCGGAGACCGTTATTGTCAACGATGCGCCGCCGCTTCTCTCTGGCGAGGGCATGGACCTCGGCAAGGTGATGAACAACAAGCTGATCATGGACCTTCCACTCAGCATCGGTGGCGGTTCGCGCAGCACCTACTCGTTCATCGCACTCACCCCAGGTGTCGCTACGCCGGGCGGAAGTACGCGCATCGCTGGCGGCTTGATCCAGGGAACCAGCATTCTCCTCGATGGCGCTGAATCCATGAGCCAGCGTCGTAACGATGAAGGCATGAATGGTGTCAGCGTAGAGGCCATTCAGGAGTTCAAAGTCCAGAGTTCTTCTTATTCTGCTGAGTTCGGCCGCCTGTCCAACGGCATTGTCAACTTTGGGCTGAAGTCGGGTACCAACCAATTTCATGGAACTGTCTTCGACTTCTTCCGTAACGAGTACTTCGACGCAAATACCAGCTCCTGGGTTCCCCGGAAGAAGGGCGCAAAACGTCAGAATAATCCTGGCTACAGCCTGGGCGGCCCAATTATCAAGGACAAGCTGTTCTTCTTCAGCGCATACGAATACGCCTACTGGGTGAACCCTCAACCAACAAACCTGGTGACGGTTCCCACGGCGGCCATTCGCTCGGGTGACTTTCGAAACTACAAAGATCGCAACGGCAACATGATCCCTCTTTTCGATCCGTTCAATGCACAGGGGAACCTCATCACTGATGACACAAAACGTCAGCCGATGCAGTGTAATGGCGTCTACAACGTAATCTGTCCTAACAGGATCTCAAGCCAGATTGTGAATAAGTTACAGAGCCTGCTTCCGGCTCCGGAACTAGCTACCAGCAATGACAGAGATAACAACTATCGAGCCGTTGCTCAAACCCGTAACAAATCAAATGTCTTCTCGATCAAAGGCGACTACAATATCGATCTGAAGGACCGGGTCGGATTCTCTTTCGGCCGATCTTTCAATCCGCCCTATCCCGTGATCGGGCCGGTCGCGGGTGTCCCCAGCAGCGGCTTTGGTTCGGATAGCCTGATTCGCTATTACCGAATCAATGAAGACCATATCTTTACCGAACATCTGATCAATCACTTCACCTTCGGGCTCGACCAGCGCCACATTTTTGAGGGTGGTCCGGGGCTATCCAGTGTAACGGACAGCTTGCGGGACTCCGTCCAGTTCCCGGGAACCGCGTCACGTCAGGGCATCCAGCATGGCCAAATGAGTCAATATGGAACCGAGTTCGTGCAGTGGGGGAACGAGGTGCTAACCGATTCGCGCCAGAGATCCGAGAGCTTGTACGACACCCTGATCTGGAGCCATGGCAACCACTCGGTAAAAATGGGATTCAACTATTATCACTGGCTATATCGAAGGATAGACTGCATCTCCTGCAATGGAACGATCGGCTTTAGTGGATCTGCCACTTCGAATACTTCCTATAACTACTCCGGATCTCTGCCTGGATCTACCGGTGCGTTCTCTACTACCAACCAGGGATCGAACTATGCCGCATTCCTGCTAGGTCTCTCCAGCAGTTCCGGATTTAACTGGGGTGCCGACCAGGCTTTCTCTGCACCATATTATGCATGGTTCGCGCAGGACGATTGGAAAGTAACTCGTAGGCTTACCCTTAACATCGGTCTCCGATACGATCTCCCCATACCTAAGGGGGAGCGCCACCGGAACAACAGTAACTTCGATCCAACCGTTCCCAATCCCGCTGCTGGAGGCAGGTTGGGCGCGATCGTCTTCGCAGGTCATGGTGCGGGGAGGAGCGGCATCGACCACTTTGGGGAGACCAGGCTGAATGCGTGGGGGCCGAGGGTTGGCTTCGCCTATCAAGCAACACCTTCAACTGTTGTCCGCGGCGGAGGCGGCATCTTCTATCAGCCCGTTCGCGAAGATGGAAATGCGGACAACGGCAACATGGGCTTTGCCGGTCGTTATTGGGCGCCTGGCAACGAGCTCGCTACAGGTGTGAGCACCATTGTGGACACTACCTCGTCGGGCGGATTCCTGACGCCCTTCTACCAGTCCCAATTGGCTACGCAAAGGCCACCGCACATCGATCCAGGCATCTTGATTGGCCAGGGAGTGTTCTGGTATCAGCATAAGGCTGGCCGTACTCCATACTTCGGCACATGGGACCTCACCATAGAGCAGGGCGTTGGAAAGAACTCCGTATTCCGCACCAGCTACCATGGCAATGCCGGAATCAAGCTGCTCTACAAGAAGCCAAATGTGAATCAGCTTGATCCTAAGTATCTATATCAGTATGGAAACGACCTCTTATCCAAGTCAGTTACCGATCCAGCAGTTCAAGCGCTGGGAATCGTACCGTCCTGGATTCCGAGTAACTATCGGTTCAATCAGGCGCTGCGCCCTTATCCGCAGTACACAGACGTAAACATCAATGCTGGTGGCGCAGCAGGCGGACATTCGCGATGGAGTGCTCTGGAAACCAGCTTTGAGCATCGATACAACAATGGATTTCAGACACTCTTTGCATACACGTTCTCCAAGTTGATTGGAAACACGGACGGCGAGGACGCAAACCGTGGCGACGGCGCTGCACAGAATAACTACAACCTGGCAGCGGAGAAGTCCATTGACAGGGACGACCAGACTCACGTTCTCAGTTGGAGCTACGTCTACGATCTTCCCTTCGGAAGAGGAGCTAGATTCTTAGGAAGCATTCCCCGCCCCTTGAACTTAGTTGTAGGAGGCTGGAAGGTATCCGGTATCGAGCGGTTTAACTCCGGCACCCCGATGCAGATAGGTGGTGGACTTGACTGGATGGCCGGTGCAAGCAGCAATTCGCGTGCTAGCTGGGCGCCAGGGTACGGTCCGCACAGCAACCTTAAGAACCCTCTATACAACAGATTTAGCCAGCACTCTAAATATCTCAACACAGCAGCCTTCCGTCGTGCCCCTAAGATTCAGCTTCCGAACGGCATACGGTATGGAACTTATGGCGATACACCACGGTATATCTCACAACTCCGCGGACACTGGGGCATGCAGGATGATATTAGCCTGATGAAGAACATCAACGTTACGGAGAGTAAGCTGTTCGAGTTCCGTGCGTCGGCGTTCAGCTTCCCCAATAGGCGCTATCACGGCGGACCGGATACCAACGTCGATGATTCCAACTTCGGCGAGATCGGCAATCCGCAGGGTAACTCGCCTCGTTCAGTGCAATTCGCATTGAAGTTCATTTTTTAAAATGCCGTGCACAACGGCTGTGGTTTGGTAATTGGCCTCCTGTGCTGCTGCCTTTATATCTGAGGTGAGCAGCACAGCGGCCATTTGCAAAGCACTGTCGCTGTGGTCTCTCGCGGTGTTTTGTATTGCTCTCGAGGACGTCGGGGATTAACTCTTCACTGAACATGAATGTGGTGTCGTATCTGCCAAACGAGCAGAGAAAGAAGGAAATATTTCGTGGAAGCCCACTCGAAGACAACCAGCAGGCGTGACTTTCTTAAGGTTGCAGGCAAAGGAGCGGCTACGGTTGCGATAGCCGGAGATATTCTTTCGGCAAGCGCAGAACCGGCAAGAGTAAGGTTAGACGGCGGGAATACCAGCGAAGAAAAGTACGCTAAGGGCAATCCAACCTCAACCGGAAAACTCGTAGACCTGGTGAATGTCCTTCAGGGAACAAACTCGAGCAGGTTGTTCTCCAGGGGAAATACTTTGCCCATTGTGGCGATGCCGTTCGGGATGGCGCATTGGACGCTGCAGTCGAAGTCGGTCGGCGAGCCGTGGTTCTTTCAAACCTCGGACAACAGGGTAGAGGGCATTCGATGCACACATCAACTTAGTCCATGGCTCAGCGATTATGGTTATGCCACCTTTCTACCTTTCAGCGGTGACCCATCTGCAATACCTGCGGCACGCGCGTCTTCCTATAGGGTAGATAATCGCGTCATCAAGCCCAATGTTCTACACCTCGACTTACTAAGATATGGGTGCCGAATAGAGTTTGTCCCTACAGAACGCGGTGCAATCCTGCGTGCGACATTTAGAGAATCGGGCCCCGCCGGTCTGATGATGGACCTGCCTGGAGATGATGCTGAAATTCGAGTGGAGCGAGCAAGCGGTATTGTTGCAGGCTT
This Acidisarcina sp. DNA region includes the following protein-coding sequences:
- a CDS encoding malectin domain-containing carbohydrate-binding protein, translating into MSTVLNGIDLEREEVNWLLTSGVLGRSHNLAHMLAFLCQKHFDGKADQITEHTVAIEALGRRSDFDPQVDTIVRVTAHLLRKRLQEIYQGPGAERPVCVLIPPGQYAPSFLHQNSNALEITQPTDSVEAVPLADADYQAVPQELARRSRWLIPGLVGLAAIVLAGVVLLVAGHRRAQWASIASSKGAAKSVSGRTVRALLGNGREPYVDHSGNTWAPGNYCIGGDSIAESAQNIMGTEDPYIFLGGVRGTVHCVFPVDPGTYEVHLLFAENSTLPEATNRAVFFLNGSDGITLDVVDDAEGNGTATTKVFRGVHPENDDSIHLDYISEISLLKAVEIIPTPTEAMLPIRIVASSKPYTDPEGHIWYSDRYFIGGRRGRVSKFGKSDGTGIYAYQRIGHFRYILPVVPLEKYRVRLYFQEHWFGKQSSSPMGPRSRVFDVWCNGVSLLKNFDLVGEAGLAPIVKTFDNLQATAQGKIELSFTPVINYALIDAIEVSPEPSQ
- the fdhD gene encoding formate dehydrogenase accessory sulfurtransferase FdhD is translated as MEAAEGMRVRTPARSVELTQVIEWQEGVAHSLQDYLAAEEPLEIRIGGTPFTVTMRTPGHDLELAAGFLWTEGLIQSREQIAGLRAIASETGSKSNVVKVEVKDGSHLASDMQRRFFAASGCGICGKASINAIRVRGLQPPDPAFRVDAEILYQLPERLRSEQAVFGRTGGLHAAALFDANGELLALREDIGRHNAVDKIIGWALLEGRLPLSRYVMLVSGRGGFEIIQKVLTAGIPVLASVSAPSSLAVKLARELGLTLIGFLRGRRFVVYSGDFRCFSSAVK
- a CDS encoding NADP-dependent malic enzyme is translated as MVRDEDALEYHSTRPPGKISVIATKPCLTQRDLSLAYTPGVAAPCLAIHREPDLVYKYTAKSNLVAVVTNGTAVLGLGNIGPSAGKPVMEGKAILFKRFADIDVFDLELAANDPQDVIRACQMLEPTFGGINLEDIKAPECFIIEKELRQTLKIPVFHDDQHGTAIISGAALVNGLEVAGKEISHARIVVNGAGAGAIACAEHFIRLGALRENILMCDSKGVLYEGRQEGLNPYKARFVRQTNLRTLSEALVDADVFVGLSTADCVTAEMLRPMASRPLVFALANPDPEISYTAAIAARPDAIVATGRSDFPNQVNNVLGFPGIFRGALDARATGINEEMMLAATRTLASLAKQDVPESVCRIYGLKDVKFGPHYIIPKPFDPRVVVRVAGAVVAAAMQSGVAQVTLDLEEYRQDLEERLGGYPGVTRVLIQKARVRPCRIVFPEGESPTVLRACRALIDAEIARPVLLGNAQKIREYATGLHLDLAAVEIVDAESHPRLPLYMDELYRLRERKGVTRTEAEGLVKNRNILGALMVQLGDADALITGLTTHYPDTIRPLLQIVPLRQDVRRAAGLYLVITPRGKLYFFADCTVNIEPSAEDLAEIAISAAETARHFDVEPRVALLSFSNFGSSRHESSERVRRAVEIIRSRSPQLMVDGEMQADTAVRPERIEETYPFSTLHGGANVLIFPSLDAANIAYKLLASMGGAQLLGPILMGLARPVHVLQRDSSVSDIVNLAALAVVEAQEKL
- a CDS encoding carboxypeptidase regulatory-like domain-containing protein, with translation MAYAQGDRGGITGTVTDSSGLAIANASITLKDNGTGRIQTTQSGAGGDYSLSFLPVGSYSVTVESPGFRTWKSTDVVVSINTVVQLNVGMTVGSAAETVIVNDAPPLLSGEGMDLGKVMNNKLIMDLPLSIGGGSRSTYSFIALTPGVATPGGSTRIAGGLIQGTSILLDGAESMSQRRNDEGMNGVSVEAIQEFKVQSSSYSAEFGRLSNGIVNFGLKSGTNQFHGTVFDFFRNEYFDANTSSWVPRKKGAKRQNNPGYSLGGPIIKDKLFFFSAYEYAYWVNPQPTNLVTVPTAAIRSGDFRNYKDRNGNMIPLFDPFNAQGNLITDDTKRQPMQCNGVYNVICPNRISSQIVNKLQSLLPAPELATSNDRDNNYRAVAQTRNKSNVFSIKGDYNIDLKDRVGFSFGRSFNPPYPVIGPVAGVPSSGFGSDSLIRYYRINEDHIFTEHLINHFTFGLDQRHIFEGGPGLSSVTDSLRDSVQFPGTASRQGIQHGQMSQYGTEFVQWGNEVLTDSRQRSESLYDTLIWSHGNHSVKMGFNYYHWLYRRIDCISCNGTIGFSGSATSNTSYNYSGSLPGSTGAFSTTNQGSNYAAFLLGLSSSSGFNWGADQAFSAPYYAWFAQDDWKVTRRLTLNIGLRYDLPIPKGERHRNNSNFDPTVPNPAAGGRLGAIVFAGHGAGRSGIDHFGETRLNAWGPRVGFAYQATPSTVVRGGGGIFYQPVREDGNADNGNMGFAGRYWAPGNELATGVSTIVDTTSSGGFLTPFYQSQLATQRPPHIDPGILIGQGVFWYQHKAGRTPYFGTWDLTIEQGVGKNSVFRTSYHGNAGIKLLYKKPNVNQLDPKYLYQYGNDLLSKSVTDPAVQALGIVPSWIPSNYRFNQALRPYPQYTDVNINAGGAAGGHSRWSALETSFEHRYNNGFQTLFAYTFSKLIGNTDGEDANRGDGAAQNNYNLAAEKSIDRDDQTHVLSWSYVYDLPFGRGARFLGSIPRPLNLVVGGWKVSGIERFNSGTPMQIGGGLDWMAGASSNSRASWAPGYGPHSNLKNPLYNRFSQHSKYLNTAAFRRAPKIQLPNGIRYGTYGDTPRYISQLRGHWGMQDDISLMKNINVTESKLFEFRASAFSFPNRRYHGGPDTNVDDSNFGEIGNPQGNSPRSVQFALKFIF